In a genomic window of Rhododendron vialii isolate Sample 1 chromosome 12a, ASM3025357v1:
- the LOC131311631 gene encoding trans-Golgi network-localized SYP41-interacting protein 1: MSENYDSGAVENGGDETGSPGGAGGFITVEPVEEPSSLQVDHVYLSNGVLLTGDDSAENVPSDVGVIEDGGKEEMFVDCPDELILSDNREAMAIPEMQESSEEKDDMQDTGVHESANGGQEYKEDRDALLKELANLQHQLKALTGQHSSLEENTSGLVDRVNEEEMGEVEKKISLSDNPLHDMMNECSNLVQNALDVRLQKDEMIRELKTMLSMKGQEIDDLHAKVHDEQYHVEATADRMLASLGMSVTEENLLDDSVSGKMSHVERNTYLLIENYNYFLSEIYLLQQCLTEARPDLIVQNDFGTTFLATRDVLLEHKRKEVDLSQKLSNLEDENKKLVEQLDKSKEMVKLANGDVEKLRAELEHEKSKYANTKEKLSLAVTKGKALVQQRDSLKQSLAEKTSELERCLMELQERSDSLVASEMSKEELVRTEILAASLQEALSQRNTILARCEEILSETAVSQELQSADITDRIRWLADERNRLKGVTVEYDKLIDALSVIDIPEHVSSSDLESRVNWVVQSFFQTKEEANRLQDQISEVSGAARNEIERLTALLLAEQQEKTYLQEELKDLSHKYDKIVDRECHVLSEKNQMVSMLLEASGIPMDCQEDSDKPSSDVAVLIERCIGKVKEQSSASSGPSGLEAEVFETIQTLLYVKDQELMLCEKLLEEDVLLRSKLNTLSDKLRNMSKEIEVLKDEKNAMQKDLERSEDKSALLREKLSMAVKKGKGLVQDRENLKKNLDEKTAEIDKLKLELLQQESALGDFRDQISILSTDVEVIPKLESDLTSMKDQRDQLEQFLVESNNLLQRVMVSIDGIVLPIDSTFEEPAQKLQWLAGYLNECQVAKKHMDQELEKLKVESAALSNEIAEAYVAKKSLEEALSHAENNISRLAEEKRELEIDKTYGEQELQIALEEASAQAGKFAEACSTRKSLEDALSEAEDKISDLMNEKEEAHHSRASAEMELKKVKEEVLIQTGKLTEAYGTIKSLEDALSQVETNVALLSEENNNVQVGRTNLENEMKKLKEEADSQSIKLTDSYSTIKLLEDALLKAENNVSELVGEKEKAGEEIVALNTKLNACMEELAGTTGSLDSRSLELSSHLDSLQLLLKDDNLLSLLKRSFELKLERLRDMDVLLEDMKNHYVEMQSEPLQSYPSVTKEDSDFSKFAAGLDNIANGDINEGHANAEDGDSLESYYSKTVEGFHLRNKILADNVKGCSAFMDEFIAALLTKLLATRDGLMLKGDQIISLKQKVDNLEMVRQAQESKIVILENDISILLSACTDATNKLEAEIENNLVEVSSVPEMREVSGDAVAEHQTTLDNIKYLTTAKNLSLAARKVGHLIKQFGNIRNESADAIKEFENNLTETRISLENAIEERDLNHSRISKLESDVEALQKSYQEVRFLAEDYEAKEDKMNDKEAEISSLRNALLTKEKEAEEAFMSASLVKSLYDKVNDLEVPFAEFKVGDTDFHNSDHAKKLFYIIDVVTPMMHHMNSLSHEKEELQSTLVKQVQEIEHLKEKVEQQNLDKQDYENMKNELFELEFTLESIIQKLGGNDLVEDPKTIGVRGFIPVLEKLVMAVILESENSKSKAQELSAELLGSQKVVDELSNKVKFLEDSKQGRSVSPEVARETSIFEASSLPTRSEITEIEDVGPIAKKAVAPTAFATHARTLRKGSNDHLAIDIDSESDRLIENEETDEDKGHIFKPLNTSGLVPVQGKMIADRIDGLWVSGGRALMSRPRARLGLMAYWLLLHIWLLATL, translated from the exons ATGTCGGAGAATTATGACTCTGGAGCTGTGGAAAACGGAGGAGATGAAACAGGAAGTCCCGGCGGTGCTGGAGGTTTCATTACCGTCGAACCAGTTGAG GAACCGAGCTCCCTTCAGGTGGATCATGTGTACCTCAGCAATGGGGTTTTGTTGACTGGTGATGATTCAGCAGAAAATGTCCCTAGTGATGTAGGAGTGATAGAGGATGGGGGAAAAGAGGAGATGTTTGTTGATTGCCCAGATGAGTTGATTCTTTCTGATAATAGGGAAGCGATGGCCATTCCTGAAATGCAAGAGAGTTCAGAGGAGAAAGATGATATGCAGGATACTGGAGTACATGAGTCAGCCAATGGGGGACAGGAATACAAG GAAGATAGGGATGCCTTATTGAAAGAACTTGCTAATCTTCAGCATCAGCTCAAGGCTCTTACAGGTCAACATTCATCACTTGAGGAAAATACTAGTGGTCTGGTTGATAGAGTTAATGAAGAAGAAATGGGAGAGGTTGAGAAAAAGATATCATTATCTGATAACCCATTGCATGATATGATGAATGAATGCTCCAATCTTGTTCAGAATGCTTTGGATGTGCGGTTGCAAAAGGATGAAATGATTAGAGAGCTCAAAACCATGCTTTCTATGAAGGGTCAAGAAATTGACGATCTTCATGCAAAG GTTCATGATGAACAGTATCATGTTGAGGCTACTGCAGACAGGATGTTAGCTTCTCTCGGCATGTCAGTTACTGAAGAAAATTTGCTGGATGATTCTGTTTCTGGGAAAATGTCTCATGTTGAGAGGAACACTTACCTTCTAATTGAGAACtataattatttcctttctGAAATTTATCTCCTTCAGCAGTGTTTGACTGAGGCCAGGCCAGATTTGATTGTACAAAACGACTTTGGGACAACTTTTCTTGCCACACGTGATGTTTTGCTCGAGCATAAAAGAAAGGAAGTAGACTTGTCTCAGAAACTAAGTAATTTGGAAGACGAAAATAAGAAGCTAGTGGAACAGCTTGACAAAAGCAAAGAAATGGTGAAGCTGGCAAATGGAGATGTTGAAAAACTCAGAGCAGAACTTGAACATGAGAAATCTAAGTATGCTAATACCAAAGAAAAGCTCAGCTTAGCTGTGACAAAAGGGAAGGCATTGGTTCAGCAGCGAGATTCATTGAAGCAGTCTCTGGCTGAGAAAACAAGCGAGCTTGAGAGATGTTTGATGGAATTGCAAGAAAGGTCAGATTCCCTTGTGGCTTCTGAAATGAGTAAGGAGGAGTTGGTCAGAACCGAAATTTTGGCTGCTTCACTGCAAGAAGCCCTCTCCCAAAGGAACACTATTCTTGCACGATGTGAAGAAATTTTGTCTGAGACTGCAGTATCCCAGGAACTCCAGTCAGCTGATATTACAGATAGAATTAGATGGCTTGCCGATGAGAGAAATCGACTGAAGGGTGTGACCGTGGAGTATGACAAACTCATAGATGCCTTATCTGTGATTGATATACCAGAACATGTTTCATCTTCTGACCTGGAATCTCGAGTCAATTGGGTCGTGCAGTCATTTTTCCAGACCAAGGAAGAAGCTAATAGACTGCAAGATCAAATTTCTGAGGTTAGCGGAGCTGCACGAAATGAGATAGAGCGCTTAACTGCTTTGCTACTAGCAGAACAACAAGAGAAGACTTATCTTCAAGAGGAGTTGAAAGACCTTTCTCACAAGTACGACAAGATTGTTGACAGGGAGTGTCATGTTTTATCGGAGAAAAATCAGATGGTTAGTATGCTGCTAGAGGCATCTGGGATTCCAATGGATTGTCAAGAAGACAGCGATAAACCTTCCTCTGAtgtggcagttctcatagaaagaTGTATTGGTAAAGTCAAAGAACAAAGCAGTGCCTCCTCTGGACCCTCTGGTCTTGAGGCAGAAGTCTTTGAAACAATTCAAACTCTCTTGTATGTAAAGGACCAAGAGTTGATGCTGTGTGAGAAATTATTAGAAGAAGACGTGCTTCTTAGATCAAAGTTGAATACTCTATCAGATAAGTTGAGAAACATGTCTAAAGAAATAGAAGTGCTGAAAGACGAGAAAAATGCTATGCAGAAAGATCTGGAACGTTCGGAGGACAAATCTGCTCTACTGAGGGAAAAATTATCTATGGCTGTTAAAAAAGGCAAGGGATTAGTTCAAGATCGAGAAAACTTGAAAAAGAACTTGGATGAAAAGACGGCAGAAATTGACAAGTTAAAGCTTGAGTTACTGCAGCAAGAATCTGCACTTGGTGATTTCAGAGATCAGATTAGCATACTATCAACGGATGTGGAAGTGATACCCAAGTTGGAGTCTGATCTCACGAGCATGAAAGATCAAAGGGATCAACTTGAGCAGTTTTTAGTGGAGAGCAATAACTTGTTACAAAGAGTGATGGTATCTATTGATGGGATTGTTCTTCCCATTGATTCAACATTCGAAGAGCCTGCACAGAAGTTACAATGGCTTGCAGGTTACCTCAATGAATGTCAAGTTGCAAAGAAACACATGGATCAAGAATTAGAGAAACTGAAAGTAGAATCTGCTGCTCTTTCCAATGAAATTGCAGAAGCCTACGTCGCGAAGAAATCACTGGAAGAGGCACTGTCTCATGCAGAGAATAATATTTCCCGGTTAGCTGAAGAAAAGAGGGAACTAGAAATTGATAAGACATATGGGGAGCAAGAGCTACAGATAGCATTGGAGGAAGCTTCTGCCCAAGCTGGCAAATTTGCTGAGGCTTGTTCAACAAGAAAGTCGCTTGAAGATGCTTTATCAGAAGCCGAGGATAAGATATCTGATCTCATGAATGAGAAAGAAGAAGCTCACCATAGTAGAGCTTCAGCAGAAATGGAGCTAAAAAAAGTGAAGGAGGAAGTTTTGATCCAGACTGGAAAACTCACAGAGGCCTATGGAACTATAAAATCACTTGAAGATGCACTCTCACAGGTGGAGACAAACGTTGCTTTGCTTTCTGAGGAGAATAATAATGTGCAAGTTGGTAGAAccaatttggaaaatgaaatgaagaagCTGAAAGAAGAAGCTGATTCCCAATCTATCAAGCTTACAGATTCATACTCAACAATAAAGTTGCTGGAAGATGCTTTGTTGAAGGCAGAGAATAACGTTTCCGAACTGGTTGGTGAAAAGGAAAAGGCTGGAGAAGAGATAGTGGCACTTAATACCAAGTTAAATGCATGTATGGAAGAGTTAGCTGGAACCACTGGCAGCTTGGATAGTAGGTCTCTGGAGCTTTCCAGTCACCTTGACAGTCTTCAGTTGCTTTTGAAAGATGATAACCTGTTGTCCTTACTTAAACGAAGCTTTGAGCTCAAATTGGAGCGCCTCAGAGATATGGATGTTCTTCTGGAAGACATGAAGAATCATTATGTTGAAATGCAATCAGAACCACTGCAAAGTTATCCTTCTGTCACAAAG GAAGATTCCGATTTCTCAAAGTTCGCAGCTGGCCTTGACAATATTGCAAATGGAGATATAAACGAGGGTCACGCCAATGCAGAAGATGGTGATAGTTTGGAATCCTATTACAGCAAAACAGTTGAAGGATTTCATCTTAGAAACAAGATTCTTGCAGATAATGTTAAAGGTTGTTCTGCTTTCATGGATGAATTTATTGCAGCCCTTTTGACAAAATTGCTTGCAACAAGAGATGGACTAATGCTTAAGGGTGACCAAATTATATCTTTGAAGCAAAAGGTGGATAACCTTGAAATGGTTAGGCAGGCACAGGAGAGTAAGATCGtcattttggaaaatgacaTTTCGATTTTACTGTCAGCTTGTACCGATGCAACTAACAAACTGGAGGCCGAAATTGAGAACAATCTGGTGGAAGTGAGCTCTGTCCCAGAAATGAGAGAAGTCAGTGGAGATGCAGTAGCAGAACATCAGACGACACTTGACAACATCAAATACCTAACAACTGCAAAGAACTTGTCACTGGCTGCTAGAAAGGTTGGACATCTAATTAAACAGTTTGGGAATATAAGGAATGAATCAGCTGATGCAATCAAAGAGTTCGAGAACAATTTGACAGAAACCAGAATAAGTTTGGAAAATGCCATAGAAGAAAGGGACTTGAACCACAGTAGGATTTCTAAATTGGAGAGTGATGTAGAAGCATTACAGAAATCTTACCAAGAGGTTAGGTTTCTAGCAGAAGATTATGAGGCAAAGGAGGATAAGATGAATGACAAAGAAGCAGAAATCTCGTCCTTACGCAACGCTTTGTTGACTAAAGAAAAAG AGGCTGAAGAAGCTTTCATGTCAGCATCGCTGGTGAAATCCCTCTATGATAAAGTAAATGACCTTGAAGTCCCTTTTGCCGAGTTCAAAGTAGGAGATACTGATTTCCATAATTCAGACCATGCAAAGAAGCTCTTCTACATAATTGATGTTGTTACTCCAATGATGCATCACATGAACTCCTTATCTCATGAGAAGGAAGAATTGCAGTCAACCCTTGTGAAACAGGTTCAGGAAATTGAACATCTGAAGGAGAAAGTTGAACAACAGAATTTAGACAAGCAAGACTATGAGAATATGAAGAATGAATTATTTGAGCTAGAGTTCACTTTGGAAAGTATTATTCAGAAGTTAGGAGGTAATGATTTAGTTGAAGACCCAAAAACTATTGGTGTTAGAGGATTCATACCAGTTTTAGAAAAGCTGGTTATGGCTGTGATTTTAGAatctgaaaattcaaaatccaaagccCAGGAACTCAGTGCCGAGTTGCTTGGAAGCCAAAAGGTTGTGGATGAATTGTCAAATAAGGTTAAATTTCTTGAAGATTCTAAACAAGGTAGGTCTGTTTCACCTGAGGTTGCCCGAGAAACTAGCATCTTTGAAGCATCTTCTTTGCCTACTCGGTCAGAGATAACTGAAATTGAAGATGTG GGACCCATTGCAAAGAAAGCAGTTGCTCCGACTGCTTTCGCCACCCATGCGCGAACTCTGCGTAAGGGATCAAATGATCACCTTGCAATCGACATCGATTCCGAATCTGACCGTTTGATTGAAAACGAGGAAACTGATGAAGATAAAG GTCATATATTCAAGCCCTTGAATACATCGGGTCTCGTTCCAGTACAAGGGAAGATGATTGCAGACCGGATTGATGGACTTTG GGTATCTGGTGGTCGAGCTTTGATGAGTCGTCCGAGAGCAAGGCTTGGACTTATGGCCTATTGGTTGCTCTTGCATATATGGCTACTAGCCACCCTATAG
- the LOC131311633 gene encoding trans-Golgi network-localized SYP41-interacting protein 1-like: MEELAGTTSSLDSRSLELSSHLNSLQLLLKDDNLLSLLKRSFELKLERLRDMDVLLEDMKNHYVEMQSEPLQSYPAVTKEDSDFSKFAAGLDIIANGDMNKGHANAEDGDSLESYFSKTVEGFHLRNKILADNVEGCFAFMDEFIAALLTKLLATRDGLMLKGDQIIS; encoded by the exons ATGGAAGAGTTAGCTGGAACCACTTCCAGCTTGGATAGTAGGTCTCTGGAGCTTTCCAGTCACCTTAACAGTCTTCAGTTGCTTTTGAAAGATGATAATCTGTTGTCCTTACTTAAACGAAGCTTTGAGCTCAAATTGGAGCGCCTCAGAGATATGGATGTTCTTTTGGAAGACATGAAGAATCATTATGTCGAAATGCAATCAGAACCACTGCAAAGTTATCCTGCTGTCACAAAG GAAGATTCCGATTTCTCGAAGTTTGCAGCTGGCCTCGACATTATTGCAAATGGAGATATGAACAAGGGTCACGCCAATGCAGAAGATGGTGATAGTTTGGAATCCTATTTCAGCAAAACAGTTGAAGGATTTCATCTTAGAAACAAGATTCTTGCAGATAATGTTGAAGGTTGTTTTGCTTTCATGGATGAATTTATTGCAGCCCTTTTGACAAAATTGCTTGCAACAAGAGATGGACTAATGCTTAAAGGTGACCAAATTATATCTTAG
- the LOC131311632 gene encoding very-long-chain 3-oxoacyl-CoA reductase 1-like isoform X1, which translates to MELQSLILIGIATIGFISLCNHLAKFLTWVWVIFLRPPKNLKQYGSWALITGPADGIGKALALELASKGLGLVLVDRDTLKLKTTCQQIQEENGGNASVKTIVIDFSKLRGDEIAKKVEEGIAGLDVGILINNAGLSYRFPRFLHEVDLEMAESIVGVNVVGTTWVTKAVLPGMLKRKKGAIVNIGSGSSVAVSSYPLFTIYAATKAFIAMLSRSISLEYKQHGIDIQCQIPLLVATKMTSIRRSSFVIPSPETYSKASLRAIGYDQICVPYWTHSLQWCLIRVLPDAVVDWSLFWYFSGMRKRGQEKLQKKNKQ; encoded by the exons ATGGAGTTGCAAAGTCTCATCCTAATAGGAATAGCTACTATAGGCTTCATTTCTCTATGCAATCACCTGGCCAAATTTTTGACATGGGTATGGGTGATTTTTCTGAGACCACCAAAGAATCTGAAACAGTATGGCTCATGGGCTCTAATCACGGGCCCGGCCGATGGAATCGGCAAAGCCCTTGCCTTAGAGTTGGCGTCAAAGGGTCTCGGCCTCGTACTGGTAGACCGAGACACTTTAAAACTTAAGACTACTTGTCAACAAATCCAAGAAGAAAACGGTGGAAATGCTTCGGTTAAGACAATTGTGATCGATTTTTCTAAACTTCGCGGAGATGAGATAGCGAAGAAGGTCGAGGAAGGGATCGCAGGATTGGATGTGGGGATTTTGATTAACAACGCGGGATTATCGTACCGTTTCCCGAGGTTCTTACATGAGGTTGATTTGGAGATGGCGGAGAGTATCGTCGGGGTGAACGTTGTGGGGACTACTTGGGTGACCAAGGCAGTTTTACCGGGGATGTTGAAGAGGAAAAAAGGTGCAATCGTGAATATTGGCTCTGGTTCCTCTGTTGCAGTCTCTTCCTATCCTCTTTTCACCATTTACGCCGCCACCAAAGC ATTCATTGCAATGCTGTCAAGAAGCATCAGTTTGGAGTACAAGCAACATGGAATTGACATACAATGCCAG ATCCCTTTGCTCGTGGCAACGAAAATGACATCCATCAGGAGATCTTCCTTCGTCATTCCATCGCCAGAGACGTACAGCAAAGCAAGCTTACGGGCAATTGGTTACGATCAAATTTGCGTGCCATATTGGACACACTCATTGCAATGGTGCCTAATACGAGTGCTCCCGGATGCAGTAGTGGATTGGTctctattttggtatttttctgGGATGCGAAAGAGAGGCCAAGAGAAGCTGCAGAAGAAGAATAAGCAATGA
- the LOC131311632 gene encoding very-long-chain 3-oxoacyl-CoA reductase 1-like isoform X2 — MELQSLILIGIATIGFISLCNHLAKFLTWVWVIFLRPPKNLKQYGSWALITGPADGIGKALALELASKGLGLVLVDRDTLKLKTTCQQIQEENGGNASVKTIVIDFSKLRGDEIAKKVEEGIAGLDVGILINNAGLSYRFPRFLHEVDLEMAESIVGVNVVGTTWVTKAVLPGMLKRKKGAIVNIGSGSSVAVSSYPLFTIYAATKAFIAMMSRSISLEYKQHGIDIQCQIPLLVATKMIPIRRSSFFIPSPETYSKASLRAIGYDQICVPYWTHSLQWCLIRALPDAVVDWSLFWYFSGMRKRGQEKLQKKNKQ; from the exons ATGGAGTTGCAAAGTCTCATCCTAATAGGAATAGCTACTATAGGCTTCATTTCTCTATGCAATCACCTGGCCAAATTTTTGACATGGGTATGGGTGATTTTTCTGAGACCACCAAAGAATCTGAAACAGTATGGCTCATGGGCTCTAATCACGGGCCCGGCCGATGGAATCGGCAAAGCCCTTGCCTTAGAGTTGGCGTCAAAGGGTCTCGGCCTCGTACTGGTAGACCGAGACACTTTAAAACTTAAGACTACTTGTCAACAAATCCAAGAAGAAAACGGTGGAAATGCTTCGGTTAAGACAATTGTGATCGATTTTTCTAAACTTCGCGGAGATGAGATAGCGAAGAAGGTCGAGGAAGGGATCGCAGGATTGGATGTGGGGATTTTGATTAACAACGCGGGATTATCGTACCGTTTCCCGAGGTTCTTACATGAGGTTGATTTGGAGATGGCGGAGAGTATCGTCGGGGTGAACGTTGTGGGGACTACTTGGGTGACCAAGGCAGTTTTACCGGGGATGTTGAAGAGGAAAAAAGGTGCAATCGTGAATATTGGCTCTGGTTCCTCTGTTGCAGTCTCTTCCTATCCTCTTTTCACCATTTACGCCGCCACCAAAGC ATTCATTGCAATGATGTCTAGAAGCATCAGTTTGGAGTACAAGCAACATGGAATTGACATACAATGCCAG ATCCCTTTGCTCGTGGCAACGAAAATGATACCCATCAGGAGATCTTCCTTCTTCATTCCATCGCCAGAGACGTACAGCAAAGCAAGCTTACGGGCAATTGGTTACGATCAAATTTGCGTGCCATATTGGACACACTCATTGCAATGGTGCCTAATACGAGCGCTCCCGGATGCAGTAGTGGATTGGTctctattttggtatttttcggGGATGCGAAAGAGAGGCCAAGAGAAGCTGCAGAAGAAGAATAAGCAATGA